A window of Rhabdothermincola salaria contains these coding sequences:
- the argR gene encoding arginine repressor, with amino-acid sequence MSARRDPAREPVKLGKTQRQHLVAKLIEAEPVANQAQLVDLLAAEGVVATQATVSRDLEDIGAIKVRVPGGESAYAIPALPKEQRAPEDHLRRVFGDWVVEVEHSANLVVVRTPPGSAHVVASALDRAGVPDVVGTVAGDDTILVIVDADVGGAEVAGRLSDLAGL; translated from the coding sequence ATGAGCGCCCGTCGGGATCCGGCCCGGGAGCCGGTGAAGCTGGGCAAGACCCAGCGCCAGCACCTGGTGGCCAAGCTCATCGAGGCCGAGCCCGTCGCCAACCAGGCCCAGCTGGTGGACCTGTTGGCGGCCGAAGGGGTCGTGGCCACCCAGGCCACCGTCTCCCGCGACCTCGAGGACATCGGCGCCATCAAGGTGCGCGTGCCCGGCGGCGAGTCCGCCTACGCCATCCCGGCGCTGCCCAAGGAGCAGCGTGCCCCCGAGGACCACCTGCGCCGGGTGTTCGGCGACTGGGTGGTCGAGGTCGAGCACTCCGCCAACCTCGTCGTGGTGCGCACCCCACCGGGTTCGGCCCACGTCGTCGCCTCGGCCCTCGACCGCGCCGGGGTGCCCGATGTGGTGGGTACCGTCGCCGGCGACGACACCATCTTGGTCATCGTCGACGCCGACGTCGGTGGCGCCGAGGTGGCCGGGCGCCTGTCCGACCTGGCCGGTCTCTAG
- the argF gene encoding ornithine carbamoyltransferase encodes MRHLLEIDDLTPDELHHVLAMGAAPVSPRVLEGHGMALLFEKPSARTRNSMEMAVVQLGGHPLTIRPDEVGLDTRETVEDVTRTLCCYHAAIGARVFEHAKLERMVAVSTVPVVNMLSDAGHPLQGLADVLTLAQEFGGVEALAGRTVAYVGDGNNVARSLALAAGMVGMAVRVATPPGYELPAAEVHRIRAAGVDLTTTHVATDAVEGADAVYTDVWASMGQEAEASARREAFAGFTVDAALMVGVADDAVFLHCLPAHRGEEVSTEVLEGPRSRVWRQAENRMHAARGALTWLLEHR; translated from the coding sequence GTGAGGCACCTGCTCGAGATCGACGACCTCACCCCCGACGAGCTGCACCACGTGCTCGCCATGGGCGCCGCGCCCGTGTCTCCCCGGGTCCTCGAGGGCCACGGGATGGCGCTGCTGTTCGAAAAGCCCTCGGCCCGCACCCGCAACTCCATGGAGATGGCCGTGGTGCAGCTGGGGGGGCACCCGCTCACCATCCGTCCCGACGAGGTCGGGCTCGACACCCGCGAGACGGTCGAGGACGTCACCCGCACGCTGTGCTGCTACCACGCCGCCATCGGCGCCCGCGTCTTCGAGCACGCCAAGCTCGAGCGCATGGTCGCCGTGTCGACCGTCCCGGTGGTCAACATGCTCTCCGACGCCGGCCACCCCCTCCAGGGCCTGGCCGACGTGCTCACGTTGGCCCAGGAGTTCGGCGGTGTCGAGGCCCTGGCCGGTCGGACCGTGGCCTACGTGGGCGACGGGAACAACGTGGCCCGTTCGCTCGCGCTCGCCGCCGGCATGGTGGGCATGGCGGTGCGGGTGGCCACCCCGCCGGGCTACGAGCTCCCCGCGGCCGAGGTCCATCGGATCCGAGCGGCGGGCGTCGACCTCACCACCACCCACGTGGCCACCGACGCCGTCGAGGGCGCCGACGCGGTCTACACCGATGTGTGGGCGTCCATGGGCCAGGAGGCCGAGGCGAGCGCCCGCCGCGAGGCCTTCGCCGGCTTCACCGTCGACGCCGCCCTCATGGTCGGTGTCGCCGACGACGCCGTCTTCTTGCACTGCCTGCCCGCTCATCGGGGCGAAGAGGTCTCCACCGAGGTCCTCGAAGGTCCCCGGAGCCGAGTGTGGCGCCAGGCCGAGAACCGCATGCACGCCGCTCGTGGCGCCCTCACCTGGTTGTTGGAGCATCGATGA
- a CDS encoding acetylornithine transaminase, whose amino-acid sequence MNAHATAMGAPPGLDHCPLMPTYGAPTVQFVRGEGCRLWDRDGTRYLDFLAGLAVVGLGHAHPEVADAIAEQARTLVHVSNLFGTVPGGEVAITLDRLLGGGGQVFFSNSGAEANECAIKLARKFGGHGRHEVISAYGSFHGRTLAALAATGQPAKWEAFQPLPDGFRHVPWNDLDALEAAIGPSVAAVLLEPVQGEGGVNPATAHYFEGVRRLCDERGLLFMVDEVQTGLGRTGEWFGFQHFGVEPDVVTLAKALGNGMPIGACWARRDVAAAFEPGDHATTYGGQPLAAAAALAVLGVMERDHAPSLAEHAGSHLRHALQALPQVAEVRGLGLLLAAELVPGIDARRVAADALAAGLVVNAVTPSALRLAPPLVVTPDEIDEGVAVLADLLADAARRTEAGQP is encoded by the coding sequence GTGAACGCCCATGCCACGGCCATGGGGGCGCCCCCCGGCCTCGACCACTGCCCGCTCATGCCCACCTACGGTGCCCCCACCGTGCAGTTCGTGCGGGGTGAGGGGTGCCGCCTGTGGGACCGCGACGGCACCCGGTACCTCGACTTCCTCGCCGGGCTGGCCGTGGTGGGGCTCGGTCACGCCCACCCGGAGGTCGCCGACGCCATCGCCGAGCAGGCCCGCACCCTGGTGCACGTGTCCAACCTCTTCGGCACCGTGCCCGGCGGGGAGGTCGCCATCACCCTCGACCGGCTCCTGGGCGGCGGGGGCCAGGTCTTCTTCTCGAACTCGGGGGCCGAGGCCAACGAGTGCGCCATCAAGCTGGCGCGCAAGTTCGGGGGCCACGGGCGCCACGAGGTGATCAGCGCCTACGGATCGTTCCACGGCCGCACCCTGGCGGCGCTGGCCGCCACCGGCCAACCCGCCAAGTGGGAAGCCTTCCAACCCCTGCCCGATGGGTTCCGTCACGTCCCCTGGAACGACCTCGACGCCCTCGAGGCGGCCATCGGTCCCTCCGTCGCCGCCGTGCTGTTGGAGCCGGTGCAGGGCGAGGGCGGGGTCAACCCGGCCACCGCCCACTACTTCGAGGGCGTGCGGCGGCTGTGCGACGAACGCGGCCTGCTGTTCATGGTCGACGAGGTGCAGACCGGCCTCGGGCGCACGGGGGAGTGGTTCGGCTTCCAGCACTTCGGGGTCGAGCCCGACGTCGTGACCCTGGCCAAGGCGCTGGGCAACGGCATGCCCATCGGCGCCTGTTGGGCCCGGCGCGACGTCGCCGCCGCCTTCGAGCCCGGCGACCACGCCACGACCTACGGCGGCCAACCCCTCGCGGCCGCGGCCGCCCTGGCCGTGCTCGGGGTCATGGAGCGCGACCACGCCCCCTCGCTGGCCGAGCACGCCGGCAGCCACCTGCGCCACGCCCTGCAGGCCCTGCCCCAGGTGGCCGAGGTCCGCGGCCTCGGCCTGTTGCTGGCCGCCGAACTGGTCCCCGGCATCGACGCCCGCAGGGTGGCCGCCGACGCCCTGGCGGCCGGCCTCGTGGTCAACGCGGTCACCCCGAGCGCCCTCCGCCTGGCCCCGCCGCTGGTGGTGACCCCCGACGAGATCGACGAGGGCGTGGCTGTGTTGGCCGACCTGCTCGCCGACGCAGCGCGCCGCACGGAGGCGGGACAACCGTGA
- the argB gene encoding acetylglutamate kinase gives MSAAKAGASAPVAPDAGHVATTEVLIEALPYIRRFWGHTIVVKYGGNAMTDPMLAETFAADVVLLHAVGIRVVVVHGGGPQIGDLMDRLGKVPEFRDGLRVTDAETLDIARMVLVGKVNRDIVASINAHGPLAVGMSGEDGGLIEAGLRNPSLGFVGDVKAVNPAIVESLLAQNLIPVVSTIGADLAGQSYNINADTVAGALAGALDAEKAIYLTDIAGLLRDVDDSSSLITRTDATEIGELIDAGVLSGGMIPKIEACLEALAGGVRAAHLLDGRVPHVLLLELFTDAGVGTMITADPIPPALEETS, from the coding sequence GTGAGCGCGGCGAAGGCCGGGGCCTCGGCCCCGGTCGCCCCCGACGCCGGCCACGTCGCCACCACCGAGGTGCTCATCGAGGCGTTGCCCTACATCCGGCGCTTCTGGGGTCACACCATCGTGGTCAAGTACGGCGGCAACGCCATGACCGACCCGATGCTGGCCGAGACCTTCGCCGCCGACGTCGTGTTGCTGCACGCCGTCGGCATCCGGGTGGTCGTGGTGCACGGTGGCGGACCCCAGATCGGCGACCTCATGGACCGGCTGGGCAAGGTGCCCGAGTTCCGCGATGGGCTGCGGGTCACCGACGCCGAGACCCTCGACATCGCCCGCATGGTGCTGGTCGGGAAGGTGAACCGCGACATCGTCGCCTCCATCAACGCCCATGGCCCGCTGGCCGTCGGGATGTCGGGCGAGGACGGCGGCCTCATCGAAGCCGGCCTGCGCAACCCCTCGCTCGGCTTCGTCGGCGACGTCAAGGCGGTGAACCCGGCCATCGTCGAGTCGCTCCTCGCCCAGAACCTCATCCCGGTGGTGTCCACCATCGGCGCCGACCTGGCCGGCCAGTCCTACAACATCAACGCCGACACCGTGGCCGGGGCCCTGGCCGGCGCGCTCGACGCCGAGAAGGCCATCTACCTCACCGACATCGCCGGGCTGCTGCGCGACGTCGACGACTCGTCCTCGCTGATCACCCGCACCGACGCCACCGAGATCGGCGAGCTCATCGACGCCGGGGTGCTGAGCGGCGGCATGATCCCCAAGATCGAAGCCTGCCTGGAAGCGCTCGCCGGTGGAGTGCGGGCCGCCCACCTGCTCGACGGTCGCGTGCCGCACGTGCTGTTGCTGGAGCTGTTCACCGATGCCGGCGTGGGCACCATGATCACCGCCGATCCGATCCCGCCGGCCCTCGAGGAGACCTCGTGA
- the argJ gene encoding bifunctional glutamate N-acetyltransferase/amino-acid acetyltransferase ArgJ has product MSVTAAPGFTAAGTAAGIKESGARDLALVAVADGRPAPAAGVFTRNHMTAAPVLTTKAHLAASGGQAAAVILNSGNANAATGEKGCADAEAMCDLVAAELGVDRHHVLVCSTGLIGIPLPMAVVEAGIAPLVAARSEHGGEAAAAAIMTTDTASKEVVVEAEGFVVGGMAKGAAMLSPNMATMLAVLTTDAAATPAQLQAALTAGVADSFNALDVDGCTSTNDTVLLLSSGRAGEVDQVQLERAVAAACADLAAQMAGDAEGATKVVRLTVTGAHSDDEAQAGARYVARSQLVKCSWYGQDPYWGRIASDLGSCGIAFDQALVSVSYGGIEVCRGGVEVDHDREAVAAHMAQRHLEIAVDLGLGAGRGTILTNDLTHAYIDENMGTS; this is encoded by the coding sequence ATGAGCGTCACCGCCGCTCCCGGCTTCACCGCCGCCGGGACCGCCGCCGGCATCAAGGAGTCCGGCGCTCGCGACCTGGCCCTGGTCGCCGTCGCCGACGGCCGTCCGGCGCCGGCGGCCGGGGTGTTCACCCGCAACCACATGACCGCCGCACCGGTCCTCACCACCAAGGCCCACCTGGCCGCGTCGGGCGGCCAGGCCGCAGCCGTGATCCTCAACAGCGGCAACGCCAACGCCGCCACCGGCGAGAAGGGGTGCGCCGACGCCGAGGCCATGTGCGATCTCGTCGCCGCCGAGCTCGGCGTGGATCGCCACCACGTCCTGGTCTGCTCCACCGGCCTGATCGGCATCCCCCTGCCGATGGCGGTCGTCGAGGCGGGCATCGCTCCGTTGGTGGCGGCGCGGTCCGAGCACGGCGGCGAGGCGGCCGCGGCCGCGATCATGACCACCGACACCGCCTCCAAGGAGGTCGTCGTCGAAGCCGAGGGCTTCGTCGTCGGGGGCATGGCCAAGGGCGCGGCGATGCTGTCGCCGAACATGGCCACCATGCTGGCCGTGCTCACCACCGATGCGGCGGCCACGCCCGCCCAGCTGCAGGCCGCCCTCACCGCCGGCGTGGCCGACTCCTTCAACGCCCTCGACGTCGACGGCTGCACCTCGACCAACGACACCGTGCTGTTGCTGTCGTCCGGTCGCGCCGGGGAGGTCGACCAGGTCCAGCTCGAGCGGGCCGTCGCCGCCGCGTGCGCCGACCTGGCGGCGCAGATGGCCGGCGACGCCGAGGGGGCGACCAAGGTCGTGCGCCTCACGGTGACCGGCGCCCACTCCGACGACGAGGCCCAGGCGGGGGCCCGCTACGTGGCCCGCAGCCAGCTGGTCAAGTGCTCCTGGTACGGCCAGGACCCGTACTGGGGCCGCATCGCCAGCGACCTGGGCAGCTGCGGGATCGCCTTCGACCAGGCGCTGGTCTCGGTCTCCTACGGGGGCATCGAGGTGTGCCGGGGCGGTGTCGAGGTCGATCACGACCGCGAGGCCGTGGCGGCCCACATGGCGCAACGCCACCTCGAGATCGCGGTCGACCTCGGTCTCGGAGCCGGGCGCGGCACCATCCTCACCAACGACCTCACCCACGCCTACATCGACGAGAACATGGGGACCTCGTGA
- the argC gene encoding N-acetyl-gamma-glutamyl-phosphate reductase — protein MIEVGIIGASGYTGAELLRLTSAHPEMRVRFATGDSQAGTRVAELYPSLAGAHPDTVFVPYDRSLLDGVDLVFCGLPHGASQALMPELVDDVRWVVDLAADFRLEDPDLYPRWYGEAHSVPDLLAGFAYGLPELFRAEIAASSAVATPGCYPTAAALAMAPLLTGGLVELDSIVVNAVSGASGAGRPPKPNTTFCAVDEDFTAYGLLTHRHTPEIEQSVARLAGAGAADVSVLFTPHLAPMNRGMLATCYLRPVAGHTTGDLLDRYRNHYATEPFVVVTDASPSTKACLGSNTAHVSVRADERTGWLIALAAIDNLTKGASGQAVQCANILAGLPEQTGLSTVGVYP, from the coding sequence GTGATCGAGGTCGGCATCATCGGCGCCTCCGGCTACACGGGGGCTGAACTGCTCAGGCTCACCAGCGCCCACCCGGAGATGCGCGTCCGCTTCGCCACCGGCGACAGCCAGGCGGGCACGAGGGTGGCCGAGCTCTATCCCAGCCTCGCCGGCGCCCACCCCGACACGGTCTTCGTCCCGTACGATCGCTCGTTGCTCGACGGGGTCGACCTCGTCTTCTGCGGGCTCCCCCACGGGGCGTCGCAGGCGCTCATGCCCGAGTTGGTCGACGACGTGCGCTGGGTCGTCGACCTGGCCGCCGACTTCCGCCTCGAGGACCCCGACCTCTACCCCCGTTGGTACGGCGAGGCCCACTCGGTGCCCGACCTGCTCGCCGGCTTCGCCTACGGCCTCCCCGAGCTGTTCCGGGCCGAGATCGCCGCCTCGTCGGCGGTGGCCACCCCGGGCTGCTACCCGACAGCGGCTGCGCTGGCCATGGCCCCCCTCCTCACCGGCGGCCTGGTGGAGCTGGACTCCATCGTGGTGAACGCGGTGAGCGGTGCGTCGGGCGCGGGTCGCCCGCCCAAGCCCAACACCACGTTCTGCGCCGTCGACGAGGACTTCACCGCCTACGGCCTGCTCACCCACCGCCACACGCCGGAGATCGAGCAGTCGGTGGCCCGTCTGGCCGGTGCCGGCGCGGCCGACGTGTCGGTGCTGTTCACCCCCCACCTGGCCCCCATGAACCGGGGCATGCTGGCCACCTGCTACCTGCGGCCCGTCGCCGGGCACACCACCGGCGACCTGCTCGACCGGTACCGGAACCACTACGCCACGGAGCCCTTCGTCGTCGTCACCGACGCCTCGCCGTCGACCAAGGCCTGCCTGGGCTCCAACACGGCCCACGTCAGCGTCCGGGCCGACGAGCGCACCGGGTGGCTGATCGCCCTGGCCGCCATCGACAACCTCACCAAGGGCGCGTCGGGCCAGGCCGTGCAGTGCGCCAACATCCTCGCCGGACTGCCCGAGCAGACCGGCCTCAGCACCGTGGGGGTCTATCCATGA
- the pheT gene encoding phenylalanine--tRNA ligase subunit beta, whose product MKVLLSWLREFAPFEGDPVALGDQMSDLGMAVESIERIGEGLDGVVVARVLALREHPDADKIQLVDVDRGDGEALQICCGAFNMSEGDLVPLATLGTTMPDGMEIARRKMRGEWSNGMLCSGRELGLGDDHSGIWILEEGADPGTPITRALGVSPDVLYDLEINPNRPDAMSVAGVARDLAARLGLPFAIPEPQVDEVAGEQGITPSVEIVDPDLCGRFHVRVIEGVRVEPSPRWIADRLTALGMRPINNVVDASNYVMLELGQPNHTYDAAKVPDAALRVRWARDGERITTLDGVERTLTGGRDGVICDRSDTAVGIAGVMGGASTEISDTTTAVLLECAWWQPMAVARSSKHLGLRSEASARFERGTDPEVVDLAARRLAELLAPSGARLVAGAVTVDGGLPERAPVRVRESRVAELLGVHLPADEIVAQLEPIGFEIVARSRDASTGLVSSEGWSREAEELAVRVPSFRPDTVTETDVIEEIARHHGYSRIPRRMPRSSRTGALTPRQHDRRVIRQVLVGLGLDEAMPLPFLAPDDLERCGLVADVVTLTNPLAAEESVLRPSLRPGLLKAVAYNESHRRDGAALFELGKVFARPPQGQVLPDEREHLGVVLAGAEASAAVQVWETLHRTLGSGPQRLDQSVDPLGLHPGRSALVLVGDTAVGEVGEVDPAVLGRSEIRERVAWLHLDLDALLALPHGEHPYRAISRYPSSDLDLAFEVDEAVPAADVGRTIEGAAGELLVRCELFDVFRGAPVADGRRSLAFRLRLQAGDRTLTDDDLTTCRRAVIDAVEARWGATLRG is encoded by the coding sequence ATGAAGGTCCTCCTGTCCTGGCTCCGAGAGTTCGCGCCCTTCGAGGGCGACCCCGTCGCGCTCGGCGACCAGATGAGCGACCTCGGCATGGCCGTCGAGTCCATCGAACGCATCGGCGAGGGCCTCGACGGGGTGGTCGTGGCTCGGGTGCTGGCCCTGCGCGAGCACCCCGACGCCGACAAGATCCAACTCGTCGACGTCGATCGGGGTGACGGCGAGGCCCTCCAGATCTGCTGCGGGGCCTTCAACATGTCCGAGGGCGACCTCGTGCCGCTGGCCACGCTCGGCACCACCATGCCCGACGGCATGGAGATCGCCCGTCGCAAGATGCGCGGCGAGTGGTCCAACGGCATGTTGTGCTCCGGTCGCGAGCTCGGGCTGGGCGACGACCACTCGGGTATCTGGATCCTCGAGGAGGGCGCCGACCCGGGCACGCCGATCACAAGGGCGCTCGGGGTCAGCCCCGATGTCCTCTACGACCTCGAGATCAACCCCAACCGCCCCGATGCCATGTCGGTCGCCGGTGTGGCGCGCGACCTGGCCGCCCGTCTGGGGCTGCCCTTCGCCATCCCCGAACCGCAGGTCGACGAGGTGGCAGGCGAGCAGGGCATCACGCCGTCGGTCGAGATCGTCGATCCCGACCTCTGCGGACGCTTCCACGTGCGGGTCATCGAGGGGGTGCGGGTCGAGCCGTCTCCCCGCTGGATCGCCGACCGCCTCACCGCCCTCGGCATGCGGCCCATCAACAACGTCGTCGACGCCTCCAACTACGTGATGCTGGAGCTGGGCCAGCCCAACCACACCTACGACGCCGCGAAGGTGCCCGACGCTGCCCTACGGGTGCGTTGGGCCCGCGACGGCGAGCGCATCACCACCCTCGACGGTGTCGAGCGCACCCTCACCGGAGGCCGCGACGGTGTGATCTGCGATCGCTCCGACACGGCGGTGGGCATCGCCGGCGTGATGGGCGGGGCGTCGACCGAGATCTCCGACACCACCACGGCGGTGCTGCTCGAGTGCGCCTGGTGGCAGCCCATGGCCGTGGCCCGAAGCTCCAAGCACCTCGGTCTGCGCTCGGAGGCGTCGGCCCGCTTCGAGCGCGGCACCGACCCCGAGGTGGTCGACCTGGCCGCTCGTCGTCTGGCGGAGCTGCTGGCCCCTTCGGGCGCGCGTCTCGTCGCCGGCGCGGTGACCGTCGACGGCGGCCTGCCCGAGCGAGCCCCGGTGCGGGTCCGCGAGAGCAGGGTGGCCGAGCTGCTCGGCGTCCACCTCCCGGCCGACGAGATCGTGGCCCAGCTCGAGCCCATCGGGTTCGAGATCGTGGCCCGCTCCCGCGACGCGTCCACGGGGCTGGTCAGCTCCGAGGGCTGGTCCCGTGAGGCCGAGGAGCTGGCGGTGCGGGTCCCGTCCTTCCGACCCGACACGGTCACCGAGACCGACGTGATCGAGGAGATCGCCCGGCACCACGGCTACAGCCGCATCCCGAGGCGGATGCCCCGCTCCAGCCGCACCGGTGCCCTCACCCCGCGCCAGCACGACCGCCGGGTCATCCGCCAGGTCCTCGTCGGGCTGGGACTCGACGAAGCCATGCCGCTGCCCTTCCTCGCCCCCGACGACCTCGAGCGCTGCGGGCTGGTCGCCGACGTGGTCACCCTCACCAACCCCCTGGCCGCCGAGGAGTCGGTGCTGCGACCGTCGCTGCGCCCCGGGCTGCTCAAGGCGGTGGCCTACAACGAGTCGCATCGCCGCGACGGCGCGGCGCTGTTCGAGCTCGGCAAGGTGTTCGCCCGCCCGCCGCAGGGCCAGGTGCTGCCCGACGAGCGTGAACACCTCGGCGTGGTGCTGGCCGGGGCGGAGGCCTCCGCTGCGGTCCAGGTGTGGGAGACGCTGCACCGCACCCTCGGCTCGGGGCCACAGCGCCTCGACCAGTCGGTCGACCCACTCGGTCTGCACCCCGGTCGCAGTGCCCTGGTGCTGGTGGGCGACACGGCCGTGGGCGAGGTCGGTGAGGTCGACCCCGCCGTCCTCGGACGTTCCGAGATCCGCGAACGGGTGGCCTGGCTGCATCTCGATCTCGATGCCCTCTTGGCCCTGCCTCACGGGGAGCACCCCTATCGGGCCATCAGCCGGTATCCCTCCAGCGACCTCGACCTGGCCTTCGAGGTCGACGAGGCGGTGCCGGCGGCCGACGTGGGCCGCACCATCGAGGGTGCCGCCGGCGAGCTGTTGGTCCGTTGCGAGCTGTTCGACGTCTTCCGCGGCGCGCCGGTCGCCGACGGGCGCCGCAGCCTGGCCTTCCGGCTCCGGCTCCAGGCCGGCGACCGCACCCTCACCGATGACGACCTCACCACATGCCGTCGTGCCGTGATCGACGCCGTCGAGGCCCGTTGGGGAGCCACCCTGCGAGGGTGA